A part of Lutra lutra chromosome 2, mLutLut1.2, whole genome shotgun sequence genomic DNA contains:
- the SLC39A14 gene encoding metal cation symporter ZIP14: protein MKLLHPAFLSCFLLTWISLWSSVPKAHAVSTGTPGVSAAFFLQDLLHRYGEGDTLTLQQLKALLNHLDVGVGRDNVTQPVHGQRNLSTCFSSGDLFAAHNLNNQSRIGRIEFQEFCPTILQQLDSRACASENQENEEDEQTEEGKPSSIEVWGYGLLCVTVISLCSLMGASVVPFMKKTFYKRLLLYFIALAIGTLYSNALFQLIPEAFGFNPLEDYYVSKSAVVFGGFYLFFFTEKILKMLLKQKNEHPHGHSHYASETLPSKKDQEEGVTEKLQNGDLDHMIPQHCSSELDGKAPGMDEKVIVGSLSVQDLQASQSACYWLKGVRYSDIGTLAWMITLSDGLHNFIDGLAIGASFTVSVFQGISTSVAILCEEFPHELGDFVILLNAGMSIQQALFFNFLSACCCYVGLAFGILAGSHFSANWIFALAGGMFLYIALADMFPEMNEVCQEDERNGSVLVPFVIQNLGLLTGFTIMLLLTMYSGQIQIG, encoded by the exons ATGAAGCTGCTCCACCCAGCCTTCCTCAGCTGCTTCCTGCTGACCTGGATCAGCTTATGGAGTTCTGTTCCTAAAGCTCACGCTGTGTCCACGGGGACGCCAGGCGTCAGTGCGGCCTTTTTCCTGCAGGACCTCCTGCATCGCTACGGAGAGGGTGACACCCTCACCCTGCAGCAGCTCAAGGCCCTGCTCAACCACTTGGATGTGGGTGTAGGCCGGGACAATGTCACCCAGCCGGTGCATGGACAGAGGAACCTCTCGACG TGCTTTAGTTCCGGAGACCTTTTTGCTGCCCACAACTTGAACAACCAGTCCCGGATTGGAAGGATTGAGTTCCAGGAGTTCTGCCCTACTATCCTCCAGCAGCTGGATTCCCGGGCCTGTGCTTCTGAGAACCAGGAGAACGAGGAGGATGAGCAGACGGAAGAGGGGAAGCCAAGCTCCATCGAAG TGTGGGGATATGGTCTCCTCTGTGTGACCgtcatctccctctgctccctcatgGGGGCCAGCGTGGTGCCCTTCATGAAGAAGACTTTTTACAAGAGGCTGCTGCTCTACTTCATAGCTCTGGCGATTGGAACCCTCTACTCCAACGCCCTCTTCCAGCTCATCCCCGAG GCTTTTGGCTTCAACCCTCTGGAAGATTATTATGTCTCCAAGTCTGCAGTGGTGTTTGGGggcttttatcttttctttttcacagagAAGATCTTGAAGATGCTTCTTAAGCAGAAAAATGAG CATCCTCATGGACATAGCCATTATGCCTCGGAGACGCTTCCTTCCAAGAAGGACCAGGAGGAGGGGGTGACTGAGAAGCTGCAGAATGGGGATCTGGACCACATGATTCCTCAGCACTGTAGCAGTGAGCTGGATGGGAAGGCCCCTGGCATGGATGAGAAGGTCATCGTGGGCTCACTCTCCGTCCAG GACCTGCAGGCTTCCCAGAGTGCCTGTTACTGGCTGAAAGGCGTCCGCTACTCTGATATCGGCACTCTGGCCTGGATGATCACCCTGAGCGACGGCCTCCACAATTTCATTGATGGCCTGGCTATTGGCGCCTCCTTCACCGTGTCTGTTTTCCAAGGCATCAGTACCTCCGTGGCCATCCTCTGTGAGGAATTCCCACATGAGCTAG GAGACTTTGTCATCCTGCTCAATGCCGGGATGAGTATCCAGCAGGCTCTCTTCTTCAActtcctttctgcctgctgctgttACGTGGGTCTGGCCTTTGGCATCCTGGCTGGCAGCCACTTCTCTGCCAACTGGATCTTTGCACTGGCTGGAGGGATGTTCTTGTATATTGCTCTGGCTGATATG ttCCCTGAGATGAACGAGGTGTGCCAGGAGGATGAAAGGAACGGCAGCGTCTTGGTCCCCTTTGTCATCCAGAACCTGGGCCTCTTGACTGGCTTCACCATCATGCTGCTCCTCACTATGTATTCAGGGCAGATCCAGATCGGGTAG